In a single window of the Pseudochaenichthys georgianus chromosome 16, fPseGeo1.2, whole genome shotgun sequence genome:
- the LOC117460407 gene encoding adhesion G protein-coupled receptor B1-like has translation MRSVVSQVSGPSRRPLLALLLYLAPLLLMEGCCYAAPSGPESDSCSTLVQSRFFGFFLSSSAFPSMPCSWTLQNPDPRRYTIFLKVTKPTEHCVPSQLRTFQYESFLETTRTYLGMESFDEVVKLCDASASVAFLEAGKQFLQMRKGLPRAGKTTKDGDGDFKTEYLVVGKRNPSMAACQMLCQWLEDCLASSTSSRPCGIMQTPCTCWEPPPLLSKGDSCYHNGVYLENCLPSMKESGRNAEINGE, from the coding sequence ATGAGAAGTGTTGTTTCTCAGGTGAGCGGCCCCTCCAGGCGGCCCCTCCTGGCCCTGCTCCTGTATCTGgcccctctgctgctgatggagGGTTGCTGCTACGCGGCCCCCTCAGGCCCGGAGTCTGACTCTTGCTCCACCCTAGTCCAGAGCCGCTTTTTCGGCTTCTTCCTGTCATCGTCGGCGTTCCCCAGCATGCCCTGCTCCTGGACTCTGCAGAACCCCGACCCGCGGCGCTACACCATCTTCCTCAAGGTCACCAAACCTACGGAGCACTGTGTGCCGTCACAGCTGCGCACCTTCCAGTACGAGTCCTTCCTGGAGACAACGCGCACCTACCTGGGCATGGAGAGCTTCGACGAGGTGGTGAAGCTGTGCGACGCCTCGGCCTCCGTGGCCTTCCTGGAGGCGGGGAAGCAGTTCCTCCAGATGAGGAAGGGTCTCCCTCGGGCGGGAAAGACCACGAAGGATGGTGATGGGGATTTCAAAACTGAGTACCTGGTGGTCGGGAAGCGAAACCCCAGCATGGCGGCCTGTCAGATGCTGTGCCAGTGGCTGGAGGACTGCCTGGCCTCAAGCACCTCCAGCAGGCCCTGTGGCATCATGCAGACCCCCTGCACCTGCTGGGAGCCCCCACCGCTGCTCAGTAAGGGGGATAGCTGCTACCACAATGGAGTTTACCTGGAAAACTGTTTGCCCAGCATGAAAGAGAGCGGAAGGAATGCTGAGATAAATGGTGAGTAG